In Mycolicibacterium alvei, a single window of DNA contains:
- the ychF gene encoding redox-regulated ATPase YchF: protein MSLNLGIVGLPNVGKSTLFNALTRNDVLAANYPFATIEPNEGVVPLPDPRLDKLAEIFGSEKTVPAPVTFVDIAGIVKGASEGAGLGNKFLANIRECDAICQVVRVFSDDDVIHVDGRVDPRSDIEVIETELILADMQTLEKAVPRLEKEARTNKERKPVLDAAVAAQAIFDEGKTLFSTGKDWSVLRELNLMTTKPFLYVFNADESVLTDQAKQAELRALVAPADAVFLDAKIESELIELDDESANELLESIGQSERGLDALARAGFHTLRLQTYLTAGPKESRAWTIHQGDTAPKAAGVIHTDFEKGFIKAEVVSFEDLVEAGSMAAAKAAGKVRIEGKDYVMVDGDVVEFRFNV, encoded by the coding sequence GTGAGCCTGAACCTGGGAATCGTCGGTTTGCCGAACGTCGGAAAGTCGACTCTGTTCAACGCCCTGACACGGAACGACGTGTTGGCGGCCAACTACCCGTTTGCGACCATCGAGCCCAACGAGGGCGTGGTGCCGTTGCCCGATCCCCGGCTCGACAAGCTCGCCGAGATTTTCGGCTCGGAGAAGACGGTGCCGGCCCCGGTGACGTTCGTCGACATCGCCGGGATCGTCAAAGGCGCGTCCGAAGGCGCCGGCCTCGGCAACAAGTTCCTCGCCAACATCCGTGAATGCGATGCCATCTGTCAGGTGGTGCGGGTGTTCTCCGATGACGACGTGATCCATGTCGACGGACGGGTGGATCCGCGTTCGGACATCGAGGTGATCGAGACCGAGCTGATCCTGGCGGACATGCAGACGCTCGAGAAGGCGGTGCCGCGTCTGGAGAAGGAAGCCCGCACCAACAAGGAGCGCAAGCCGGTCCTGGATGCGGCGGTCGCGGCGCAGGCGATTTTTGATGAAGGCAAGACGCTGTTCTCCACCGGCAAGGACTGGTCGGTGCTGCGTGAGCTGAACCTGATGACCACCAAGCCGTTCCTGTACGTCTTCAACGCCGACGAATCGGTGCTGACCGATCAGGCCAAGCAGGCCGAGCTGCGGGCCCTGGTGGCCCCGGCGGACGCGGTGTTCCTGGACGCCAAGATCGAATCGGAACTGATCGAGCTCGACGACGAGTCCGCCAACGAGCTGCTGGAATCCATCGGGCAGAGCGAGCGTGGTCTGGATGCGTTGGCGCGGGCGGGTTTCCACACCCTGCGGCTGCAGACCTACCTGACGGCGGGGCCGAAGGAATCACGGGCTTGGACCATCCACCAGGGTGACACCGCACCCAAAGCGGCCGGCGTGATCCACACCGACTTCGAGAAGGGCTTCATCAAGGCCGAGGTGGTGTCGTTCGAGGATCTCGTCGAGGCCGGGTCGATGGCTGCTGCCAAAGCCGCGGGCAAGGTCCGGATCGAAGGCAAGGACTACGTGATGGTCGACGGGGACGTGGTGGAGTTCCGCTTCAACGTATAG
- a CDS encoding OsmC family protein, whose product METSTNHLAGIIAATADAVTANEANAKVVFRAAAQAHGAVASSVTLGQYSVEVDEPPALGGENKAPNPVEFYLASLLSCHIVTWRFWSEKLDIAVDDISARAEGDLDVRGFFGLDDAVRAGFGEVRVMVTVTGPETEERYRELHEAVEAHCPVLDLTRNTTPVRATLKVG is encoded by the coding sequence GTGGAGACATCGACCAATCACCTCGCCGGGATAATCGCCGCTACCGCCGATGCGGTCACGGCAAACGAAGCCAACGCGAAGGTGGTGTTCCGGGCCGCCGCGCAGGCGCATGGCGCAGTAGCCAGCTCGGTCACGCTGGGGCAGTACAGCGTTGAGGTCGACGAACCGCCAGCGCTGGGTGGGGAGAACAAGGCCCCGAATCCGGTCGAGTTCTACCTGGCCTCACTGCTGTCCTGCCATATCGTGACGTGGCGGTTCTGGTCGGAGAAACTCGACATCGCCGTGGACGACATTTCCGCGCGCGCCGAAGGCGACCTCGACGTCCGCGGCTTCTTCGGACTGGACGACGCTGTGCGGGCGGGTTTCGGCGAGGTCCGGGTGATGGTGACGGTGACCGGGCCGGAAACCGAGGAGCGCTATCGCGAGCTGCATGAGGCCGTCGAGGCGCACTGCCCGGTGCTGGATCTGACCCGGAATACGACGCCGGTGCGCGCGACGTTGAAAGTCGGGTAG